A single region of the Halopiger xanaduensis SH-6 genome encodes:
- a CDS encoding DUF7344 domain-containing protein: MTPSSNSSTLSEADIFDVLSDPRRRHVVRVLERQGGAVSLDTLARRVAAAENDIRLEAVSYHQRKRVYTALQQGHLPTMDDCGVIAFDSDRGIITPTDGLADVERYLSAVHGDGRSWDNYSAIASTVAVATITAAWIGAWPFSLLAWFHWTVVLLVLFVATATVQTGALPRVDLE, encoded by the coding sequence ATGACACCCTCCAGTAATTCGTCCACCCTCTCCGAGGCGGATATCTTCGACGTGCTATCGGACCCCCGCCGACGACACGTCGTTCGCGTTCTCGAGCGGCAGGGTGGGGCCGTGAGTCTCGACACGCTCGCTCGCCGAGTCGCCGCAGCGGAGAACGACATTCGTCTCGAGGCGGTCAGCTACCACCAACGCAAACGGGTTTACACCGCACTCCAGCAAGGGCACCTGCCGACGATGGACGATTGCGGTGTCATCGCTTTCGACAGCGATCGAGGTATAATAACGCCCACTGACGGATTGGCGGACGTGGAACGCTACCTGTCCGCCGTTCACGGCGACGGGCGTTCTTGGGACAACTACTCCGCTATCGCTTCTACCGTCGCTGTCGCTACGATCACAGCGGCGTGGATCGGGGCGTGGCCGTTTTCCCTTCTGGCGTGGTTTCACTGGACGGTGGTCCTCCTCGTCCTCTTCGTCGCGACGGCGACAGTTCAGACCGGCGCGTTGCCTCGAGTCGATCTGGAGTAA